The nucleotide window ATTGGGATTACAATGATTTACCGGAATGGGCAAAAGGAGACTATAATGAAGTATTTGACTTAGATAATAGTCAGATACATACTGAGCGAAATCTTACAAGCTACTTTTATACTATGAGTCAGGGTACGTTTACTTTAACCGGAGAAGTATATCCCGAATTAGTAATTGTAACCCCATCCTATGTAGGAACTACTTTACAAATTCCCGATGCCATTCAAGATGCTGTTGATAAAATAAATCTTCAAACACATCCCACATTTGATTATGACTGGAGCCGTTTTGACAACAGAAAGAATACACCCGGTTATGATTTTGATAATAGTTTATACTCAAATATTGCACTTGATCCTGCAGCACCCGATGGTAATATAGATTATATATGTTTTGTCATTCGCCGAACAGGATGTGCTGGTTCATCCACTACCGGTGCTGGCACAAAGAAATTAATTAATGGTGCTAACCAATATGGTATAAGTACAGGACACCAAATTAATGCTGATTGCAGCAAAAATGGATTGAGCAAAGGACTTACGCAAGTTTATGTTCATGAAATGATGCATACAGTATTTGGCTCTCCACACACTTGGGGTGTAAACGGCGTAGTAGGTAACTACTATTACAGTTATAATGGATGGGGATTTATGGCGCCGTTTCAGATAATGCAGTGTGCCAATGCATGGGAACGTTGGTGGTTAAATTGGATAACGCCGCAAGAGATAACAACAAACGGAACTTACACATTAAAGGATTATTTAACTGAAGGGGATGCATTGAGAATAAAAATTCCGGAGATCGGTCCAACGGAAACTGATCAATATATATTTTTAGAGAATCATCAATTAATAGATTATTATGATAGCAAACCTGATTATATTGAAGAAAGTGATGCATTAACCTCAGGTATTTATACATTTATATCAGCAAGAGGCCACTCCCGCAATTCAACAATAAGTATATCAAAACCATATGCCAATATGTTTAAATCGCTTAATGCGGCAGGAAAAAATGATTTTACAATAGCTGATTACAAAACTGTTTATGGTGTAGGTGAAGAAAGCGAAGAATTTCCGGTATTTGAAAAAGGAACAGATAATCCTATCAGTGGTCAAAGCAATTGGGAATGGATAAGAAGTGACTTTGATGCAACAAGTAAAATAGAAATTTCAGATAATGCAAATCGGCAGGGTGATCCTGGAACATTGGATACTTATAACGATATAAAATTTGCAGCAGCAGAAAAAATTGGAGGAACAACTACTGATACCTATGCATTTATCGGTGATTCAGATGTGCCATTTCAGGTAGGAGATGAAATAAGTATGTCAGGTATTATTCCTGCATTAAATTATCCGCAATTTAATGGAGTTGGCGATTCGCTTTATCCTTACTATTTAAATGGATTAAAAATAAAAGTTGATTCTTACAATTCCACATCAAAAGAATTTTCCATTGAGGTAAAATTTGATGATTGGGAAGTTAGAGCTGATAAGCGCTGGTGCGGAAATATTATTTTACCTGAAAATAATGATTTATTAATTAAGGATAATATAACACTTACTTTAAATAAAACAGCTACACCGAATAGAAGAATATTGGATGCAATTCATGGATTTTATACACCCACAAAACTCACGATAGAAAACGGTTCATCCATTACATTAAAATCGAGTGCAAATTTGATAGTTGATGATTATTCTGAATTAATTATTGAAGACGGTGCAGAAATAATTATTGAAACCAATGCAAAACTGGAAGTAAAAAATAATGGAAAAATTATTTTAAAACCGGGAGCTATAATTAAAGCTTCTAACAGCGGCGCAAAAATAGTTATAGAAGATGGCGGTATGTTGGTAATGGAAGATAACGATATTCAGCTAAACAATGCAAACGCCACAATACAATTAAAAGCAGGCGGCACCATTCAAACTGCCGATGATGTTGATTTCACTTTTACAGGCACAGGTTATTTAGCATATTATGAAGATGGCATTTTCGACTTAGGAACCGATAGCCGTTTTTATTTAAAAGGAACCGGCACTACAGATATGAAATGTTGGCTGCAAACAGATGCCGATTTATATATCAGCACAAGAGATGTGTGGTTGGAGGATTGTAAAATCGTTTATAACAATAATAGTTTAATGCGCAATGCCTATGCAAATTTTTATGCTGAAAATGTATTGTTTAACACTGGTGGCAGCACTGCAATAAATGGAATTTCTGCCTACGATACTGAATCGTTTTATATTACCCAAGGTACATTCGATGGCTTTGCAACTCCGGTGAAACTTGAAAATATTTCTGTATGTCCCGAAGATGTGAATGTAGAAATTCGCCAGACCACTATTAAGAACTATGCGCAAAACGGCATACAGGCAGAAGATGTGCATCGCATGTATTTATATGCAAATAGTATTGAAGGAAATGCAAATGCGACAACGGGTTTGTGGTTAGAAGATGTAATTGAATGCAGAGTGGAAGCAGGTAATATTAAAAATCATACTTATCAACCCGGCGTATTTTTATACAACACACGTTACTTTATTTTGGATGGTGCCACCATAAAAAATAATTATCGTGGAATAGAATCTTACCGCAGTAATATTTATTTACGCAATCAAGCAACTATAAAACAGAATACCGCAGAAGGTATTTTTGCATTTAGTGCAATCAGCTATTCAGACGATCCCGATATTTTATGTAAAATAGTAATAGGTGATATTGGATGCGGATGGATAATTCAAAACGAAACGGGAATTTTGGGTGAAGATATTCTACTGGATATTGATGCAATTACACATGCAATAAATGAAGGTGATACAGCTCAACCCAATCGCTTTGATGGAAATACAAGAGCGATTGAAGTATGCTACGAATATTTTAATAACACCTATATTTCAGATACATTAATGGCAAGAGGAAATTATTGGACAGGCGGTGGCGCACCCATTGGCAGTGATGTAAGTACAGGCTTTGATATTAAATGTAGTGATATAACAACAGATGCCTCTCTATATGTTACCACCCAACCTACCAGTTGCGATTGTGTTGGCAATTGCATTGATATAGAAGACGAAGAAGCACTTACCTTGCGCATGGCAAATTATTCGTGCAATTACTATATAAATAATCAGGGTGGAGGTCGCATTACTATAGCTGAAAAATATCAGGAAGCATATCAACTATTTCTCGAAAACGATTTTAATTATGCATATCAGAAATTTAACTGGATAAAAAATCGTGTTGAAGCTGAATATCCGCAAGGCTTACCCGATGGAATTTGTAAAGACTTATATGGAAAAGCTTATTGGTATAAAGATCAGATGGCAGTAATTGCCGAAGTATATTGTCAATATCCGTTTTATGAACGTATGATAGAAGACAATAACATAATACCTCGCTTTAGTGTATTTCCAAATCCTGCACAAAACATAGTGGTAATTGCGTGCACTGAAATTGGAAAAACCAACTATACAATATTCAG belongs to Bacteroidota bacterium and includes:
- a CDS encoding T9SS type A sorting domain-containing protein; translation: MKKTLLFTLSFCFLFKSVFSQVTDYSFYGSSVTLKGDLHTLIVFIGFDDATSADNYDNWDYNDLPEWAKGDYNEVFDLDNSQIHTERNLTSYFYTMSQGTFTLTGEVYPELVIVTPSYVGTTLQIPDAIQDAVDKINLQTHPTFDYDWSRFDNRKNTPGYDFDNSLYSNIALDPAAPDGNIDYICFVIRRTGCAGSSTTGAGTKKLINGANQYGISTGHQINADCSKNGLSKGLTQVYVHEMMHTVFGSPHTWGVNGVVGNYYYSYNGWGFMAPFQIMQCANAWERWWLNWITPQEITTNGTYTLKDYLTEGDALRIKIPEIGPTETDQYIFLENHQLIDYYDSKPDYIEESDALTSGIYTFISARGHSRNSTISISKPYANMFKSLNAAGKNDFTIADYKTVYGVGEESEEFPVFEKGTDNPISGQSNWEWIRSDFDATSKIEISDNANRQGDPGTLDTYNDIKFAAAEKIGGTTTDTYAFIGDSDVPFQVGDEISMSGIIPALNYPQFNGVGDSLYPYYLNGLKIKVDSYNSTSKEFSIEVKFDDWEVRADKRWCGNIILPENNDLLIKDNITLTLNKTATPNRRILDAIHGFYTPTKLTIENGSSITLKSSANLIVDDYSELIIEDGAEIIIETNAKLEVKNNGKIILKPGAIIKASNSGAKIVIEDGGMLVMEDNDIQLNNANATIQLKAGGTIQTADDVDFTFTGTGYLAYYEDGIFDLGTDSRFYLKGTGTTDMKCWLQTDADLYISTRDVWLEDCKIVYNNNSLMRNAYANFYAENVLFNTGGSTAINGISAYDTESFYITQGTFDGFATPVKLENISVCPEDVNVEIRQTTIKNYAQNGIQAEDVHRMYLYANSIEGNANATTGLWLEDVIECRVEAGNIKNHTYQPGVFLYNTRYFILDGATIKNNYRGIESYRSNIYLRNQATIKQNTAEGIFAFSAISYSDDPDILCKIVIGDIGCGWIIQNETGILGEDILLDIDAITHAINEGDTAQPNRFDGNTRAIEVCYEYFNNTYISDTLMARGNYWTGGGAPIGSDVSTGFDIKCSDITTDASLYVTTQPTSCDCVGNCIDIEDEEALTLRMANYSCNYYINNQGGGRITIAEKYQEAYQLFLENDFNYAYQKFNWIKNRVEAEYPQGLPDGICKDLYGKAYWYKDQMAVIAEVYCQYPFYERMIEDNNIIPRFSVFPNPAQNIVVIACTEIGKTNYTIFSASGNQMQSGSFEGSTQLQLENYASGIYFINLQTETAVETLKLMVE